Sequence from the Nymphaea colorata isolate Beijing-Zhang1983 chromosome 9, ASM883128v2, whole genome shotgun sequence genome:
GATCTGTTGAAAACATCACAATTATATGTGTTGTCTCTATAGTAGTTGAGGGTTGATTCACACACATGAGTCTTTGAGAGTGCTTTGGCAATAAGAACACTAATTACAACGTTTCAACTTCCATGACTTTGTCCTAACTACCAGAGtaagttcatgaaacattgtATTAATGTTCAATGAATATCTGTCTTAATTTTTAGAacgattcatgaaacactctgTTATTATTCCTGTTGCCAAAGTTGTCCCTTCTTTTATGGTAATAAGCTGGGTGATATTATACGTTCTAAGGTTGAGGGGAACCTCAAATGTTTCACATTACCCTTAAATCGGTTCAGGTTTGTTTGAGCTTCTCTTTCAAGTCAAAAAAAGGTTTGAATCTAGACACGCAAATAATGTTATCCTACATCTGCATTTGCTGATCAGACGGACCATAGAACAATTCCAAATGAGAATGATGACTCAAGCTAAAATAAATTGGACATAAACCtacaaacacatacacacaaacgCCTAACTGATCTATGGTTTGGTGTCAAAAGCTCGTATTTATTAATTCTAAGAATCATAATTAGCTTGCAAGAAAGGTCATCTAGACCATTGATGAATGTCCTTAACATTGTTTAAGGCGGGCTAGGGGCCTATTTAAGGTAGGCCCATGGTTTGATTGTCATGGGTGCTGTGTAACCACTCGGGCTACACTGGGCTTAGGCTCATAGTCTAACGAATTGCAACCTACCTCTTAGTAGTTTTGGTTTGAACCTGAAAAAAACCATCAACCAGGACAAACAATTAATTTAACAACTCCTTTTATAAGTCTCCAAAGATTCCTCACAATATTAAATGTGAATGTTGAACCGTACTTTGATACGACTATAACAACCCACTCGCACCAGGCTCAAGTCACTGCTTTGATGGATCACAACTCGCCTTCTAACAGTTTTgattttaacttaaaaaaaaaaactaagaacaaTAACAACTAATTATTTTAACAACCCATTTTATAACTTTTACAAGATTCTTAtatatgagactaaacttttaggGTGTTACATATTATGTTTTGCATCCTAAATGATGGGATGTGGTATCCAAGTTGAAAATATACTGCTGCTATCGCGATGCTCAAGCATGACCCTACTTACTGCTGCCATCCCCATGCTCAAGCATGACCCTACAGGTAAGAGAAATGAGGAGGGCTTGCagaccttttttattttttagacaGTGGACTGTAAACCTCCGCTCACGGAAAGGGCATTGGCGTTGTTAATTATACATAGAAATTAGTTGAAAGAAACGGTTCTCAATTAGAGCCAACCACATGAACAGCTgatgcacatgcatgcatatcCACACACATTTCTTACATATAATTGCTTAAGATTCAAGTACCACAATATAGAAAAGCCACTGATAAGCTGTAAATTGATATAGAGGTTCACCCATCAATGCAGCCTGCATTTTGCTTGaataattgagagagagagagagagagagagagagagagagagagagagagagagagagagagagagagagagagagagagagagagagagagagagagagctctcgCTGGCTGCTGCATACATACTTCTCAACAATATATCCCTACTCCTTATCTACACAAGCAACCCCAATTGCTACTATCAATAATTAACTCATTAAAAGCACAGAAATTAAGAGGAGACGATGCTCCATATCCTCCCTTTCGGAAGGATGCAAATTCCACGTATCAGATCTGCACAACATCAACATCACAACCAGGGCTTATATCCAGCAACCCATGATGATCAAGCTCATGGCCATGTCCCTCCACTCCCTCCAAGAGAACCAAGCCCAACTCCCTCTGCTGATCATGGATCAACCCAAACTCACACCCTTGGTCGCCTTCTCCTTCATATTCTTCATGGCTCAACTGTGAGGCAACAAACCTGTCTAGCGCCCTCCAATCCGTCAAGTTCTCCTTTTGTTTCCCCGCCATTTCCTCGCTTCCTCCACCACAGTCATACTGTGGGAACAGGCCGCCGCCACCTTCTGCCATGCAAAGCGAGATGGGTGCGTTCCAAAACTGTAACTTAGGGCTCCCTAGCTGAGGCAGCTGCTGCAGAAGCCTCTCTGCAACGCTGTAGTTGTTCACACCTTCAAGTTCATGCTCTTGCTTGCATACTACAGCAGGCCGTTGGCTTGAGAGGAAGTTCAGGGAGTCGAATGCACCATTGTGGTCTTCATAGAAGTAACCCGATTCCCATGCCTCACTGCTTCTTGTCTGACAGTTGGTCCTTTTCTTGAATGCTCTACAAACGACCCATCCTTCTTCCTACAAGTATGTATCCAGAACGAAAATCAGTCAaaggctagagagagagagagagagagagagagagaggtgcattAGAAAAGGGGGAACGTGCCTGAGGGGGTCCATTCTCATCGGTTTCCAGCCTGTACTCGTGCATGATCCAATCGGTTTTCTGGCCGTTGGGTGCCCGGCCTTTGTAGAAGACCAGAGTCTTACGCATACCGATGAGGCGGAGCTTGTCGTAGACGGCCTTGTCCCTTCCGGTGGCCTTCCAGAAGCCGGCCATAGTTGCCCTGTTGGTCCTCGTCCCCGTCGGGTACTTCTTGTCCTTGTGGCTAAAAAAGTACCATTCTGTTTGTTCCTCCTGTCCGATtctgcatctttctgttttcacCAACCCCCATAAACAAAGTTAAGACTATTATATCTGACAAGCATCGGATAGCGTTAGGCCATGTGCACAGACATACGTACGCACGCAAACGCATGCACCAAACATACTGATGGGGAATCTACGCATGATTTAATGCATGCACGCACATTGgtgacttctctctctctctctctctctctctctcttctagtTTCCTGACATGAATAACTTGCACACTCACATCTATGATTCCTAAGGAGAATCAAGCAGCCTCCTGGTCTGGTTTTTCTCATCAAGAAGAAAGTGTATGCATCTCAATCAGAG
This genomic interval carries:
- the LOC116260980 gene encoding NAC domain-containing protein 105-like isoform X1 yields the protein MEAPESCVPPGFRFHPTDEELVGYYLRKKVASQKIDLDVIKDIDLYRIEPWDIQERCRIGQEEQTEWYFFSHKDKKYPTGTRTNRATMAGFWKATGRDKAVYDKLRLIGMRKTLVFYKGRAPNGQKTDWIMHEYRLETDENGPPQEEGWVVCRAFKKRTNCQTRSSEAWESGYFYEDHNGAFDSLNFLSSQRPAVVCKQEHELEGVNNYSVAERLLQQLPQLGSPKLQFWNAPISLCMAEGGGGLFPQYDCGGGSEEMAGKQKENLTDWRALDRFVASQLSHEEYEGEGDQGCEFGLIHDQQRELGLVLLEGVEGHGHELDHHGLLDISPGCDVDVVQI
- the LOC116260980 gene encoding NAC domain-containing protein 105-like isoform X2, whose product is MEAPESCVPPGFRFHPTDEELVGYYLRKKVASQKIDLDVIKDIDLYRIEPWDIQERCRIGQEEQTEWYFFSHKDKKYPTGTRTNRATMAGFWKATGRDKAVYDKLRLIGMRKTLVFYKGRAPNGQKTDWIMHEYRLETDENGPPQAQGWVVCRAFKKRTNCQTRSSEAWESGYFYEDHNGAFDSLNFLSSQRPAVVCKQEHELEGVNNYSVAERLLQQLPQLGSPKLQFWNAPISLCMAEGGGGLFPQYDCGGGSEEMAGKQKENLTDWRALDRFVASQLSHEEYEGEGDQGCEFGLIHDQQRELGLVLLEGVEGHGHELDHHGLLDISPGCDVDVVQI